A stretch of the Lolium perenne isolate Kyuss_39 chromosome 3, Kyuss_2.0, whole genome shotgun sequence genome encodes the following:
- the LOC127344819 gene encoding protein LURP-one-related 8: protein MPRVHPNLVPAAPASAVVDRAEEAPTTLTVWRKSLLFDCKGFTVYDAKGNLSYRVDSYATENGDEVVLMDAAGRPAFTVRRKRFSIQGEQWLVFAGEETRRPVYAIRRNGRGKTMANVTACAGVASPSYEVEGSYARRCCVVYDGERRAVAEVRPSPKEVVGTDVFRLVVQPGVGVPLAMAVVVALEQMFARPSLLRSWSTAY, encoded by the coding sequence ATGCCGAGGGTTCATCCTAACCTGGTTCCCGCCGCGCCGGCCAGCGCCGTCGTCGACCGGGCGGAGGAAGCGCCGACGACGCTGACGGTGTGGCGCAAGTCGCTGCTGTTCGACTGCAAGGGGTTCACTGTGTACGACGCCAAGGGCAACCTGTCCTACCGCGTCGACAGCTACGCGACCGAGAACGGCGACGAGGTCGTCCTCATGGACGCGGCCGGCCGCCCCGCCTTCACCGTCCGCCGCAAGCGGTTTAGCATCCAGGGCGAGCAGTGGCTCGTGTTCGCCGGCGAGGAGACAAGGCGGCCTGTCTACGCCATCCGGCGGAACGGGAGAGGGAAGACCATGGCGAACGTCACGGCTTGCGCCGGAGTGGCTTCGCCGTCGTACGAGGTGGAAGGGTCGTACGCGCGGCGGTGCTGCGTGGTGTACGACGGCGAGAGGCGCGCGGTGGCGGAGGTGAGGCCCAGCCCCAAGGAGGTGGTCGGCACGGACGTGTTCCGCCTGGTCGTGCAGCCTGGCGTCGGCGTGCCGCTCGCCATGGCCGTCGTGGTGGCGCTCGAGCAGATGTTCGCCAGGCCGTCCCTCCTCCGGAGCTGGTCCACCGCGTATTAA
- the LOC139838149 gene encoding uncharacterized protein has protein sequence MPSVSSDPEAPTILTERTAQLELLKTKLAVASNRMKLKADRNRIEKDFSVGDQVLLKLQPYVQQSVVSRPYPKLAYKYFGPYKILKRIGKVANKLELPTRSLIHPVFHVSQLKKYRSDYNPVYTDLPKLPVLDLMDTEPKTILDRRMVKKGNSAIVQGLIKWAHLPDDSARWEDWEVITNKFPTLLAWRQASVPPGGIVTQAEAP, from the coding sequence ATGCCATCTGTGTCCTCTGATCCTGAAGCTCCTACAATACTGACAGAGCGCACTGCACAGCTGGAGCTATTGAAGACTAAGCTCGCTGTTGCCAGCAACCGTATGAAGCTTAAGGCCGACAGAAATAGAATAGAGAAGGATTTTTCTGTAGGTGACCAAGTGTTACTCAAACTTCAACCATATGTTCAGCAATCTGTTGTGAGCCGTCCTTACCCTAAACTGGCTTACAAGTATTTCGGACCCTACAAGATTCTGAAGAGAATTGGCAAGGTTGCAAACAAATTGGAATTACCTACAAGAAGTCTCATTCATCCTGTCTTCCATGTTTCTCAACTGAAGAAGTATCGCTCAGACTATAACCCTGTGTACACTGATTTGCCAAAGCTTCCGGTGCTAGACCTGATGGATACTGAACCAAAGACGATCCTCGACAGACGCATGGTCAAGAAGGGCAACTCGGCGATTGTTCAGGGCTTAATCAAATGGGCACACCTACCAGATGACTCAGCCAGGTGGGAGGATTGGGAAGTCATCACCAACAAGTTTCCAACGCTTCTAGCTTGGAGACAAGCAAGTGTTCCTCCAGGGGGTATTGTCACGCAGGCAGAGGCGCCTTAG